ATAAATGCGCCGCCATCGTGGTTACACATATCGGCGCTCTGGCACCAAAAGATTTATTTACTAATGCAGATGGCTAGTTCAGGCTATGTGTAGTCAGTGATCAGCAAACTCTAAGCAAAATCAGTCATTCAACATTGGATATTCTTTACAGGTAGTGAGGCGAAACATGAAACTTGTACGTTATGGCGAGATCGGTAGCGAAAAACCCGGGCTGATTGATGATGAAGGCAAGATCCGCGATCTGTCAGCGCATATAGACGATATTAATGGTCATATGCTGTCGGATGCCAGCCTTGCTAGATTGCGTTCACTTGATCCGGCATCCCTGCCACTGATCGAGGACGATCAGCGCTTTGGTGCCTGTGTAAATGGAGTTGGAAAATTCATGTGTATCGGGCTGAATTATTCGGATCATGCCGCCGAAACCGGCGCCGAGATTCCAGCGCATCCGATATTATTCATGAAAGCAACATCTGCCATCACCGGCCCCGATGACAAGGTGATGATTCCGCGTAATTCACAAGCTACCGACTGGGAAGTCGAACTGGGCGTGGTGATCGGCACGGCGTGTAAATATGTCACGCCAGATCAGGCGCTCGATTATGTTGCTGGCTATTGTGTGGTTAATGATGTTTCGGAACGTGATTTTCAGGCCAAGCTGACTGGTCAGTGGACCAAGGGCAAGTCATGCGACACGTTTGGCCCGATTGGCCCCTGGCTGGTAACACGTGATGAAATAGACGATCCGCAAAATCTTGATATGACGCTGGATGTGAATGGCGAACGCCGCCAGACTGGCAATACCAAAACCATGATTTTCAGCATTGCCGAATGTATTTCGCATCTTTCGCAGTTGATGACCCTGCATCCGGGTGATGTAATTTCAACAGGCACCCCGCCAGGCGTCGGGCTGGGCATGAAGCCTGAGCCTGTTTATCTGAAAGAAGGGGATGTTATGGATGTCTGGATTGATGGGCTAGGCCAGCAACGCCAAACCGTTGGACAGGATGCCTGATAATCTGACCTTTGATGCAAATGATTGAAAGACGACAATGACCGCTATGCTGCTGATCGGTGGGGCAACCCCCATCATGATGGATGAATTTCATCGCCATTTCACCGTGCATGTCTGGGATGACATTGCCGATAAGGACGGTTTTCTGGCCAGTCATGGCGCCGATATTGCCGCTGTGGCTACGAATGGCCATGATGGTGTCGCGCCAGATATCATGGCCGGGCTTGGCAATCTGAAGATCATATCCTGCTATGGTGTCGGCTATGACGCGATTGATACCAGCGTCGCCACTGCGCGCGGGATCATGGTCACGCATACGCCCATTGTGCTGAATAATGATGTCGCCAATACAGCGATCATGCTGATGCTGGCGGTCAGCCGCCGCTTGGTTCATGACCATGATTGGGTCTGTTCGGGACGCTGGCAAGAGCAAGGCAACGCGCCGCTAACCCGATCAATCGAAGGCGCAAAGGTCGGTATCTTCGGGCTTGGCCGGATTGGCCAGACGATTGCCCGCAAGCTGGGCGCATTTGCATGCGACATTGCCTATCATACGCGCACCGAAAAACCCGATTTGCCCTATCGCTTTTATGATGATCTGACAGCCATGGCAAAAGATGTCGATTATCTGATTGCAATCACGCCGGGAGATGCCTCTACCTATCAGAAAATCAACCGTGAGGTCATTGACGCGCTGGGGCCTGACGGCACTTTGATTAATGTCGGGCGCGGTTCGGTTGTCGATGAGGACGCGCTGGTGGCAGCCCTCGAAGACGGGCGGCTTGGCGGTGCCGGTCTTGATGTGTTTGCCAATGAACCGCATGTGCCGCCTGCCCTATGCAAGATGGATAACGTAACGTTGACGCCGCATGTGGCTAGTGCCACGGTTGAAACGCGGCGCGCGATGGGCGATCTGACAATCGAAAATCTGCTACGTTTTTTCAATGATGGTAGCGTCACAACGCCCGTACCCGAATGTGCGCATATGAAAGTGGCACCCCTTAGGCCACAATAGCCCTAGGCCGCACAAGCCCCAGGTTTCAATAGCTTCATAAGCCGCAAGCCCCATACCCAAAGCCCGCATGATAACCACATCTAAATGAGCGGGGTGATCGCGGCAAGTATCCGGTCAATGACAGCGTGTTTGCTGGCATTTATGTCGATATGACTGGCAGCTTCGTGACCATCCGGCACCTCAAGAGCGGCGAACTGGCTATCGATCAAATGCAGTGGCATGAAATGACCATCGCGGGCGGCCATACGCGCAGCGATCAACAAGCGGTCAGCATCAAGATAGATGAAATGTAACGGCATCCCTGCCCGGCTGGTCAGATATTCCCGATAGCATCTGCGCAAAGCCGAACAGCTGATAAAGACAAGACCCGAAGGGATAATCATCTGCGTCGCCAGCGCATCCAGCCATGGCCAGCGATCTGCATCGGTTAAGGGGATGCCTGCGGCCATTTTGCCGATATTGGCAGGAGGATGATAATCATCGGCATCGATATAGGTCGCATCCATGCGATCAGCCAGCATGGCGGCATAGGTTGACTTGCCACTAGCCGTGACACCCATCAAGATGAAAAGCCGAACCGGAATTTGTAGCATCGCTAGGCTTTCGTCCTTTCCAACAGCAGGTCACAAAATAGTCAAGCCATCATATCTTGCATCGCTGAAAACTTGCGAAATCGAATATATAGCCAGACTTGAACGGTTATATAAACAATCATCGGGATAAGCATTTGTAAAATCGCGGCAATGCCAGCCTGTGATCGACTGCCACCTGTAGCGCGAATCACCGCCTCTAGCGTCACCGTGTTCACCCGGCCAGCCCCAATAAGTAGGGTTGGTACATAAAGCGCAATAGAAACAGAAACACCTATAAAAATTGAAATTGCCAAAGGATAAGCCAGAAGTGGCAATTTTATATGAAAGAAACGATAGTACGCATTTTTTCCAAGGGTCGCCGCCACCTGATCAAATCGTGGATCACAAAAATCAAAGGCAGGTCGTAGAATCAACCATATATAAGGCAAAATAAACAAGGCATGAACCCAGATCAGCGCTACCCATGTCCCATCAAGGCGTTGCCAGCTAAATAAAATCTGCAAGCCAAATAGAAAGCTGATCTGCGGTACCAACAAAGGTAGGTAAAGGGGTAAATGAAGCCAGCCTGAAAGACGATTTTTGTGATGAAATTGTCGAGGTGTAAGTTCGCACACCGCCATGACAACAATCAATGCAAGACCAGTTGCCGAAAAGGCCAGTAGCACACTGTTTCCCAGCAGTGGAATCATGTCAACAGCGCTAACCCAATGTTGCATTGTAAAAGAATTCGGCATAGCCGCGGGAAAAAACCACGAACCAGCAATCGACCAAAGAAGAATTGCTAAAAACCCAAGAACCGCAAGTACCATTGGCAATAATCCAATAGCAGCCAAAATCGGCAGCAAGCGGTCTGCAATCAACAATCGATAGCCGCTATTTCGAAAATGCCGGAACAAGTGGCTTATAATAATTTCACCCATTTGCCACAGTAAAATGGCCAAAATCACCACAGCTAGTTGAAGACAGGCACCAAATGACACCGACAAACGTGTTAATAAGTCACTATGGTCAATAGTCTGGAAAATTAGAACGGCCAGCGGTGGAGGCAAGGTTGGTGCCAATAACAGCGCCATGTCAACAACCGATAAGCCGTAAACCAGAACCGCTGCCAAAGGTAATCGAATATGTCGATAGACGAGTGGTAAAATTAAAAATAGCCAGCATGCTGCTCGTCCATATCCAAGGCTGACACCTGCCCGAATTAATCGCGTTGTCGGCAAGGTAGCCAAAGTCGTCATCCCAACAATAATCAAAAATGGAATTTCCTTGGCAAGCAAACCTAATATTAAGCTCATCCCATAGGGATCGGGGAACCACGCAAAAAGGGGCGGTCTATCAAAGCCTGTTAGATTTGGCGAAACAAGCCGCATCAACCAGCCTGATGGCGTAAGTAAAAAAAGCATGCCAATAGCGACGGTGCTGTGTGGAACAGATATGAGGGGGCCAAGTAGGCGACGAAGATATCGCATCAACCGATTTTCGGCACAGGTCGCTAACACAACAAAGCTGAAAAAAAGCGCCAGAACAGTCGCCGTAATACCTGTAAAAAAAGATAGTAAAATGGCAGACGATAGGCCAGGCGTTGAAATAAAACGTCTTGCTGGAGCCCATGAAAACCCACCCTCACCAAAGGCTGGAAAAAATCCAACACTCGGCAGGATAACACCAATTAGGCCAACTAAAACCGGGCTGCAAAACAGAAAAAGACACCCAGCCATCAAATAAGGCCTATTATGCGTTATAGTAGAAACGGCCATGGGCTAAAACCCAGAAGCGTAACGGCTTTTCCATGCCTCCTCTAGTCGAGACACCCAAGAGGGATGAGGCTCGGCAAGAGTATTTGCAAGATCCGACTCACTCAATGTCGCCACCCCTCGCGGCACTGCAGCTAAGGCTGTCATATCTGCAGTTGATAATTTATTAGGGGATAATACCATTGGATCACCCCATATACGGGGGTCTGATTTACGGATTTGTGCCTCAGGTGATAACATAAAATCGGCAACAACACGCGCCGCCTGAGGTGCCGAAGCGTTAAACGGAATAGCCAGGAAATGCACGTTTGCTAGCGTGCCGACATCATGAATATATGTGCTCACTGTTGCTGGCAACTCACCCTTTTCAATTGCGGCAGATGCATCTGCTGGATTAAAAGACAGGGCAATGTCAATTTCACCATCACCAAGGAGTTGGCGCAAAGCTGTATAATTTGCCGGATATGTAGAGCCTGAGCGCCATAAATGCGGCACGGCATTATCAAGCCAATCCCATAACGGTGCGGTGACGCTTTCAAAATTAGCTGTATCAACTGGAGCATATAGCGGTGTTTTATCGACTGTCAGTTCAAGTAAAATTTGCTTTAAAAAGGACATCCCAACAAAATCGGTTGGGTTAGGAAACGTAAAACGTCCAGGGTTGGCTCGAATATAAGCCAATAGCTCTTGTGCCGACCGGGGTGGCGTTAATAAACGTGCTGTATCATAAGCAAAAACCAACTGAGCCCGCCCCCAAGGAGACTCCTTGCCTTCGGTCGGTTCGGCAAAATCATATTTAATGGCGGGTAACGATTCTGCATCGGTAAACTTCCAGCTTGGCAGCGTTTCCACCCACGGCATAGGTTGCAAAAGTCCAGAACGTTTCATGACAGCAAAATTGGCACCATTAATCCAGATGATATCAATGGTGCCATCATTGACTCTGCCAGCGGCCTTTTCAGCTAGGATGCGTGAAACAGCAGTCGCAGTATCGGCAAGTTTCACATGCTTTAGAGTAATATCATATCGGCTCTTCACCTGTTGTCCGGCCCACGCGATATAGGCATTAATCTTATCATCACCACCCCACGCGTTGAAATAAACTGTTTGTCCTTTTGCCGCGCGAATGGTTGTAGTAAAATCTTCACCCAATACAGGTATAGTGGTCGATACAAGTAGAATGAAAAGTCCAGCAAGAGAAATAATCAAACGCATGAAAAGTTGCTGAAAACGGCATATTAATGTCATAAATTTCTGTATCATTCCTATGTTTTCTCTTGAAAGGGTATGGATTACTATATTGACAAAAGCCCCATCTAATTAACAGCGTAGTCTTTAGACACTGCCCAGACGCCAAGGTGATCACAATACTCAAACTAGCAGATATTTCAATAAGCTATAGCGTTGATGTACCCTTGATCACTGGTTTTTCATGTGTAATCAAACCTGGTCAGTTACGGCTATTGCGGGGGGCAAGTGGAAGTGGCAAATCCAGCCTTTTGTCATTGATATGCGGAACGCCTGACCCAGCTTTAATCTGGTCGGGAGATATGTATCTAAATGATATATCGCTATATCCTATACCTGCTGAGCAACGTAATATTGGCTTGCTATTCCAGGATCCATTATTATTTCCACATATGACAGTAGCCGAAAACCTAGCTTTTGGTCTTGCCGAAACAAGCCGCAAGAACCGACATGAGGCCGTACTTACAGCGTTGAACCAAGCTGGGCTAGATGGCTTTGGCGACCGTGATCCTGCAAGCTTGTCAGGTGGACAAGCCGCACGAATTGGCCTGATGCGGTCATTACTAGCCAAGCCAGATGCCTTATTGATGGATGAAGCTTTTTCTTCACTTGACCCAGATTTACGAGAGCAATTCGGCGG
This window of the Candidatus Puniceispirillum marinum IMCC1322 genome carries:
- a CDS encoding fumarylacetoacetate hydrolase family protein, translating into MKLVRYGEIGSEKPGLIDDEGKIRDLSAHIDDINGHMLSDASLARLRSLDPASLPLIEDDQRFGACVNGVGKFMCIGLNYSDHAAETGAEIPAHPILFMKATSAITGPDDKVMIPRNSQATDWEVELGVVIGTACKYVTPDQALDYVAGYCVVNDVSERDFQAKLTGQWTKGKSCDTFGPIGPWLVTRDEIDDPQNLDMTLDVNGERRQTGNTKTMIFSIAECISHLSQLMTLHPGDVISTGTPPGVGLGMKPEPVYLKEGDVMDVWIDGLGQQRQTVGQDA
- a CDS encoding 2-hydroxyacid dehydrogenase; translation: MTAMLLIGGATPIMMDEFHRHFTVHVWDDIADKDGFLASHGADIAAVATNGHDGVAPDIMAGLGNLKIISCYGVGYDAIDTSVATARGIMVTHTPIVLNNDVANTAIMLMLAVSRRLVHDHDWVCSGRWQEQGNAPLTRSIEGAKVGIFGLGRIGQTIARKLGAFACDIAYHTRTEKPDLPYRFYDDLTAMAKDVDYLIAITPGDASTYQKINREVIDALGPDGTLINVGRGSVVDEDALVAALEDGRLGGAGLDVFANEPHVPPALCKMDNVTLTPHVASATVETRRAMGDLTIENLLRFFNDGSVTTPVPECAHMKVAPLRPQ
- a CDS encoding gluconokinase, whose amino-acid sequence is MLQIPVRLFILMGVTASGKSTYAAMLADRMDATYIDADDYHPPANIGKMAAGIPLTDADRWPWLDALATQMIIPSGLVFISCSALRRCYREYLTSRAGMPLHFIYLDADRLLIAARMAARDGHFMPLHLIDSQFAALEVPDGHEAASHIDINASKHAVIDRILAAITPLI
- a CDS encoding ABC transporter permease, with product MAGCLFLFCSPVLVGLIGVILPSVGFFPAFGEGGFSWAPARRFISTPGLSSAILLSFFTGITATVLALFFSFVVLATCAENRLMRYLRRLLGPLISVPHSTVAIGMLFLLTPSGWLMRLVSPNLTGFDRPPLFAWFPDPYGMSLILGLLAKEIPFLIIVGMTTLATLPTTRLIRAGVSLGYGRAACWLFLILPLVYRHIRLPLAAVLVYGLSVVDMALLLAPTLPPPLAVLIFQTIDHSDLLTRLSVSFGACLQLAVVILAILLWQMGEIIISHLFRHFRNSGYRLLIADRLLPILAAIGLLPMVLAVLGFLAILLWSIAGSWFFPAAMPNSFTMQHWVSAVDMIPLLGNSVLLAFSATGLALIVVMAVCELTPRQFHHKNRLSGWLHLPLYLPLLVPQISFLFGLQILFSWQRLDGTWVALIWVHALFILPYIWLILRPAFDFCDPRFDQVAATLGKNAYYRFFHIKLPLLAYPLAISIFIGVSVSIALYVPTLLIGAGRVNTVTLEAVIRATGGSRSQAGIAAILQMLIPMIVYITVQVWLYIRFRKFSAMQDMMA
- a CDS encoding ABC transporter substrate-binding protein codes for the protein MRLIISLAGLFILLVSTTIPVLGEDFTTTIRAAKGQTVYFNAWGGDDKINAYIAWAGQQVKSRYDITLKHVKLADTATAVSRILAEKAAGRVNDGTIDIIWINGANFAVMKRSGLLQPMPWVETLPSWKFTDAESLPAIKYDFAEPTEGKESPWGRAQLVFAYDTARLLTPPRSAQELLAYIRANPGRFTFPNPTDFVGMSFLKQILLELTVDKTPLYAPVDTANFESVTAPLWDWLDNAVPHLWRSGSTYPANYTALRQLLGDGEIDIALSFNPADASAAIEKGELPATVSTYIHDVGTLANVHFLAIPFNASAPQAARVVADFMLSPEAQIRKSDPRIWGDPMVLSPNKLSTADMTALAAVPRGVATLSESDLANTLAEPHPSWVSRLEEAWKSRYASGF
- a CDS encoding ATP-binding cassette domain-containing protein, with the protein product MITILKLADISISYSVDVPLITGFSCVIKPGQLRLLRGASGSGKSSLLSLICGTPDPALIWSGDMYLNDISLYPIPAEQRNIGLLFQDPLLFPHMTVAENLAFGLAETSRKNRHEAVLTALNQAGLDGFGDRDPASLSGGQAARIGLMRSLLAKPDALLMDEAFSSLDPDLREQFGGFVLSQIKQRHIPALLVSHDAGDALFASDEIIQL